In Pseudophryne corroboree isolate aPseCor3 chromosome 2, aPseCor3.hap2, whole genome shotgun sequence, the sequence tctctatacaagcatgcagtgattactcccattctgaaaaaacacaactctgacccgaacgctctctctaactaccgtcccatctctcagctcccatgcccctccaagctactggagagacttgcctacactcgcctcacacactttcttaactcacacagcctactggacccacttcagtcaggatttcgtgcccaacactccacagagacagcactgactaaggtagtgaatgatttggtcactgctaaatctaaaggacatttctctctacttattctccttgatctctctgctgcttttgacactgttgaccactctcttctcatacaaacactacaatccctaggtattcaggacacagccctttcttggttctcatcctacctatctaatcgctccttcagtgttcatttctctgattccacctctccttcgctacctctctcagttagagtaccgcaaggctcagtcctaggtcctctgcttttctctatctataccacatctcttggcaaactaatcaactctttcggatttcagtaccatctgtatgcggatgatactcaaatctacctatcctcccctgatttgtcaccatctgtattgggccgtgtcactgcatgcctttctgccatttcatcttggatgacatctcgccacctcaaccttaatatttccaaaacagaattaattatatttccaccggccaaaagtagtttccaacctgatatctctatcactgttgagaactctgcaatcacccctaccccacaagctcgctgcctaggtgtcattcttgactctgaactgtcctttgttacccacattcaatctgtctcaaaatcatgttacatacatctaagaaacatatccaaaatacgcccttatcttacacaagacacagcaaaaactctaatccatgctctcattatctcccgcattgattattgtaatagtctcctgaccggtcttcccaaacataggctctcaccactacaattcattttgaatgcagctgcgagactaatcttccttgccagacgttcatcgtctgcagatccgctctgtcagtccctccattggttaccggtattctaccgtgttaaatataaaatacttttactcacatacgaggctattaaccaaactgcaccaacatacatctcttcactcatctcaaaatatctccctacccgacctctccgctctgcacaagatctacgtctctcatccacacgcattacttgttcacactcaaaattacaggactttatccgggcttcacccactctgtggaatgccctcccacgcacagtaagactcgcctctagtctccaaacctttaaatgttccctgaaaactcacctcttcagacaagcctatcaaattccagacccaccgatataaccttcagtgcttccctatctaattacatcctctgtagaatattcataacatcacatatcttgtctttctttagtctcacaccctcctgacacttggataactttgtggggtatcatcatacaacccattaagaacctagcaatctggtggaccattatgcaataggtagcatctatccttgtgtatctatgcctatttccctatagattgtaagcttgcgagcagggccttcctacctctgtctgtctgtttttacccagttttgttctattactgttgttctaattgtaaagtgcaacggaatatgctgcgctatataagaaactgttaataaataaataaataataaattttctcaccagcaggtctttgaacctctgcagacttgtgtctgaggctggcagtgtctgaactgactttacgtgtggcaagttcaaagggttgcagaaccttgcacaacgttgaaatcattctccactgcgcttgagtcatgtgcattccccctcctttgcctatatcgtgggcagatgtataggcttgaatggccttttgctgctcctccatcctctgaagcatatagagtgttgaattccacctcgttaccacctcttgcttcagatgatggcagggcaggttcaggactatttgctggtgctccagtcttcggcacgcggtggctgaatgctgaaagtggcccgcaattcttcaggccactaacagcatctcttgcacgcccctgtcattttttaaataattctgcaccaccaaattcaatgtatgtgcaaaacatgggacgtgctggaatttgcccagatgtaatgcacgcacaatattggtggcgttgtccgatgtcacaaatccccacgagagtccaattggggtaagctattctgcgatgatgttcctcagtttccgtaagaggttgtcagctgtgtgcctcttatggaaagcggtgatacaaagcgtagcctgcctaggaacgagttggcgtttgcgagatgttgctactggtgccgctgctgctgttcttgctgcgggaggcaatacatccacccagtgggctgtcacagtcatttagtcctgagtctgccctggtccacttgtccacatgtccgtggttaagtggacattgggtacaactgcattttttaggacactggtgactctttttctgacgtctgtgtacattttcggtatcgcctgcctagagaaacggaacctagatggtatttggtaccggggacacagtacctcaatcaagtctctagttgccctctctctctctgtcctcacctctctctcactctcttgtccccacctctcaccccatccctctctcttgtcctcacctctctctcccgtcCTTTGTCTCCTGCCCTCACCTCTCACTTTCATTCTCACCTGTCTTTCTCTTGCCCTCACCGCTCACTCTCTCTCAAGTCCcgacctctctctctgtctgcacctTTCTCACACTGTCTTTTGTCAtcacctttctctctctatctcgtcctcacctctcttgtcctcacctccctccctctctttcttgtcctgcctctctctctttcttgtccaCACCTCTCTCACGCACTCGCTCTCATTCTCACctctgtctctcctgtactcacctctctcactctctctctctcgtccccacctctcttttgcactcccctttccctctctctcatgccctcacctctctctcaggcCTTGACCTCTCTCctacttgtcctcacctctctctctctctctctctctcatcctcacctctcgcgctctctctctctctcgtcctcttgtccccacctttctctctcttgtccccacctatctctctcttgtcctcacctctctctctcttgtcctcacctctctctctcttgtcctcacctctctctctctcattctctgttTGGCTTTAAAATATAGATTGCCTTGCTCTAGATGGGCGTACAGTGAGGAGCTAAACTGGACAGACCTGTgcgctcagtccttctctgcacctccgccagctCCCACAGCCTTCTCCTCCGCACCATCTTCGAGGCCCACAGTCTCCTCCGCCCCGCGCCGATCACAGCCTcctcaactgcattttttaggacactggtgactctttttctgacgtctgtgtacattttcggtatcgcctgcctagagaaacggAACCTagatgaattaatggtggataccggacacacgtttctcaccacccaggctgacaagacctgagttatctgctttgcagcaggatgactgctgtgatatttcatcttcctcgcaaaggactgttggacagtcaattgcttactggaattagtacaagtggtcttccgacttcccctctgggatgacgatcgactcccagcagcaacaacagcagcgccagcagcagtaggcgttacactcaaggatgcatcggaggaatcccaggcaggagaggactcgtcagacttgccagtgacatggcctgcaggcagggccggactggccatctggcacttttggcacatgccagaagggccgatggccaggtgggccgGTC encodes:
- the LOC135022555 gene encoding uncharacterized protein LOC135022555 produces the protein TACLSAISSWMTSRHLNLNISKTELIIFPPAKSSFQPDISITVENSAITPTPQARCLGVILDSELSFVTHIQSVSKSCYIHLRNISKIRPYLTQDTAKTLIHALIISRIDYCNSLLTGLPKHRLSPLQFILNAAARLIFLARRSSSADPLCQSLHWLPVFYRVKYKILLLTYEAINQTAPTYISSLISKYLPTRPLRSAQDLRLSSTRITCSHSKLRFSQAEDGFVYHKHVSMGSGPQVGCTNIDNVYIDNQTSTTRRSTVIIHLHTEHRQQHNIDKQNIDTDNRSTTYMIDNSSTTCMIDNIHDQQTAERQQQDRQMQDQQHV